The genomic stretch CTACTACGGTGCCATGTGTTAAGAGGCCGCCCACTTCCATAACCAGACCAGCCGCATTGATGAAGAGAGGTGTCCAACCGGGATCGGTAAAAGGAGCTACTAGGATTTCTCCTTTGTTTAGGCTGGCTTTCGTGGGGTCGGTAATCACTCGGGCGATGCCTTCGATCACCCCGGAGGACACCGGCATGCCCACTAAAGCATCTTCTGGTAGGTTAGCCCGCTGATAACTTCCCTTAATTCCCTCTCCGTCGCTGGTTAAGAGGCGTGGGGCACTGAGCCTTATATAATGTTGGTATTCTTCTTTTCTTTTTTTGACAAGCTCTAGGAGGCTGGAGTTTTCTTGAATTGCTTTGTGGAGCTCCCAAAAGCCCACATAGAAGATATCCTTTTCTGTAACGAGATGTCCTTGAGCTACCAGGATTTTAGCTTCTTCTAAAAAGGCCTTCTTGCAAATCAGGATCAGTTTCATGATCAAATATTTCGGATGTTCACGGATGGGTAAGTAGTTGCGGACAACCCTGACGACCCTACGAATGACTTTAGCCTTTAGTTTTCCGTGTTTTGTCTCGACTTCCTTGATCAGGTCCTCGGCGGCCAGCTTTGCTTTCATGATCGTGTCCTTGTATTCTAGACGGTGAGCTCCTGCTTGGGCGGTTTTCGCGGTGGATAGGATGGATCTGACTAAGGGTTCCGGATTTTCGATCCAGCGGTCCTTAGCCATATCGATTTCACCAGCTGCTCGCATATCGTATTTGGTCATGAAGCTGTGGAAGGCTTTCTTGAATCCCGCATGGCCGGGTAGATTGTCAAGGCGAGCGAATAAGGTGTCGTAGTCTTCGTTTTCTAATTCACGGATTAGCTCCGGCGACTCACGAACGAAATCGGCTAAGTCTCCTACCAAAAGTCCCATTTCCGTGGTGATATTCCCTTCCAGTCCGGTAACAATTGATTGGGCATACTTATGTCCTCCTAGAAACTTTTCTTCCAGAGTTTCCAAGGCTTTAAATCCTAACATAGCCGGTGCCATTTTGGGCAAAAGAACTTGAAAATCAGAGGTAAAGCGAGCTGAATTATAGATAGCCTCCAGTCTCTCAATACCCGGTTTAGCCTTGTTGACTTCTTCCTTGATTTGTCTGACTCGCTTGTCAATATAATCGCCCACAAATTCAACAGTGCCTTCTGGCTTTTTATAGGTTAGGTTCTTCAGTGCTTTGATGGCAATGGGCTTAATGAATCCTCTCACTGATTTTACGGTATGCTCATTCTTTTTGATTCGAGTAGCAAAGTCGGGTCTGTTCATGAGCTCACTCAAGGAGGCTGCCATCAAGGCATCGGCATTAACTAAGAAGCGAGAGAAGGATTTCCCGATGGTTTTATGAGCTAGAAGCTCACTGATATCAATATAGATTCTTCCCGCCGCCGATGTCATGACTCGATAATCTTCGGGGCACCGAGCTCCTTTGTCAAATGAAGCAATCATCCTAAGCATATCAATGCCCAAGGGGGAGATTGGGTCGGTCATCACCTGAAGATGATTAAAGGAAAAATAAGCATGTAGAGCATCGTCCTGAGGCAAGGGGGCGGGAAGGGGGAAGAGGGAAGTAATCGCGCGGCTTTGGACAATGCTAAGAGTCGGTACGGTTTCTCCTGTGGCAGAAATCTCCGAACTTAGGCACCACTCAATATCTTGGGGGCAGCCATAGTGACTTTCGATATTCATCCCCAACTCGGCTAGGGTTTGAATAAGGGAATCATCGAGAACTTGGCTGGTTGCCTTTTCTCCGCTAAGCTCTACCTTTTGGGTACCCCCTCCCGCAAGGGGTATAATAGCTATTTTTTTCTCAGCGATGGTTATATTTTCGATTTCTCTAGACTTTTTATTGAATTTATAAATATCCGGGGAGACAAGACCTGATACGAGGGCTTCTCCTAGACCATATCCGGCATCAATAGAGATGATTCCTCTGTGCCCAGATACGGGATCGGCTGTGAAGAGGATTCCCGATGCTTCGGGGAGGACCATCCTCTGGACGACGACAGACATAAGCACCATTTCATGGGCGATATTATTTTGGATTCGGTAGAGAATAGCCCGGTCTGTAAAGAGGGAAGCCCAACAGTTGCGAATTGCCTCGAGGAGGGCGGCTTCGCCTTTAACATTGAGATAGGTGTCCTGCTGGCCGGCAAAGGATGCAAAAGCTAAATCCTCAGCTGTAGCACTGGACCTTACAGCATAATAGGTATCTGGACCTGTATGATTCATGGCTTGCAGTATGGAGCCTTTGACCTGCTCAGGTATTTCTGAGTCGCTTAGTTTCCTGCGGAGGGTCTCACCGACTTGGCTAATAGTATCAGGGCTGGCATCCTTAATCCCTTCAGTAATAAAGCTCTGTAAGTGGTTAAGGGAAAGAAACTCTTGATAACTTTTCGTAGTGACGCAGAAACCATAAGGTATCGGGAACCCAGCCTTGGTCATTTCCCCAAGATTGGCTCCTTTACCACCCACAAGAGGGAGGTCCTTTTGGTCAATCTCATCAAAGAATAGGGTATATCGTTTCTCCATAGTCTTGCCTCCTTTAGTTTTGCTTGGCTCCATTAAGAAATAGTGTAATGAGTTGTTCTCTTAAGTGTTCGAGCTCAGCGGATTCTTGGGAAAACTGACAAGATATAAAATAATTGACGGTTATGAGTTGGAAGCTCCTGGCGAGAACTGTGACAGGCATATCGTCGCGAATTTCCTTGTTCTTTTGGGCTTCTAAGAGGATTTTTAATATGACCTTTTCTAAACCACTGCGTTCAGGATGTTCAAAGGGGCTGGTAGGACCGTTGAAAAGATTCTGCATGCGGTAGCTTAAATAGATAGCGGTTAGTTCGGGATCTTTACCAAAAAAATCATGTCTAAAATCTAGCAATAGTCGTAGTCTTGCCTCGATTCCTGAATGATCTTTAAGGAGAGATTCCAGCTCTTCTCCGAAATCCATAATAGAGGATTGTACGTAGGCGCTAAGTATGGACTCCTTATTTTCAAAGTAATTATAGAGAGTGCCTTTAGCGATGTCCGTTTTTGTGGCGATTTCCTCCATGGATGTTTCTTGAAACCCTTTTGCCCTAAAAAGCTCGATGGAACAGTCGATGATATTCAGTCTTGTCTCTTCTTTTTTACGCTCTCTTCGATTCATTGGCATAGTCATAACTCAATCACCTCGCAAAAAATACTCAAGATTAAGATAGCCTAACGATAGCCTAACTATAGTACAATAATGACCTCATGGATAATATTATACTGTAGTACAATATTATTAGCAATAGGATGTCGGGGTAGGGAAGTTTAGTTGACCAGTGTAGGTTTACTGCGATAAACTTAATTGAGTATATTGTAGTAAACCTTTTAGATGGTCTGTAAATAGGCAAAGATACGGAATTCTCAAAAGTTTGTTTTTGGAAAATCCTTTGATAATTCTCTGCCAGCTTTTTTAGCCACCTTTCTTAAAGATAAGAAGCTGTCTAGACAGGAGGCTGAGCAAATGAAGAAGATGATCGAGGAGGCGAGGAAATGAGTTCGGATAGGGCAAATATTCTTAATTATAAGAAGCCTGCTTTTTGGATCGCGATTGCTTTGATCATTACCATAGGTGGTATAGTGTTCGCTTTAATAGCTAACCCTGTTAAAAAGGAACCGGATCTATCCTTCCTCAATCCGGATAATCTGGCCACCCTCCTTGTGCAAGGAGAAGGAGTACAGATTGACGAAGCGGGCTACCCTTATCCTATTGTTGTGTCCAGTCTGGAGTTAGGAAGATGGCTTCATTCGGCGACAGATGAATGGAAGAAAAAAAGGGTCTTTTCGCCATATGAACTCACCCCCTCCATAACAATTCGTGTGAATACTGATAACGAGATTCGCTTTTATGAAGCGGAACCAGCTCTGGCCATGATCCAATCCGGGGATCAATATCGTTACTATGCCATTCCAAAGGAAGATTTCCGAGTTATCCAAGAAGTAGCGTTGCTCGGCTATCCAAAAGTGCAAAGCTTGACCCTTACTGAGTGGAAAAAAGGGGAACCGGCTACTCCCGTTACCATTACCGACAGTTCAATAATGGAGATGGCGGTGCTATTAGCACAAGGAGAGGAAAATCTCCTTGCTATGAAATATTCCAGCGTGAACGACGCACCTACTGTCGATGAATATATCCGGGTGGATCTGTTAGGTCAGGAACCTTCTCAGACTTATTTCGTTTATACCAAGGACGGGAAGAACTATTTTATTGAAAGACCTTATCAAAGGATCAATAGAATCAGTTCAGGGACAGCCCAAGCAATCTTTAACATTTTTACGGAGGCTGGAATTAAGCCGAAAGAAACTACCTCTTTTGATATAGAGCATAGCCTTAATGCCATTATCTCCTCGCCGCTAAGCTCCTCCAATCCACAGGATTACATCCGGGCCCATGAGGATGAATACGAAACTATCCTGAAATTCGGTGGCGAAGAGGCTTTGCAATATATGCTCTATCAATTCGAGCAAGGGAATGCAGAAGGGCTAAGGGGACAGATCATGATGCGCCTTTGCAAAGATATTTTAGGGGCGAGAAATACCATAATTGATGAATCGCTTTCTCCTGAAGAGTGGTATACTGCCTTTTCTAAGCAAGAGCCAATCAAGCTCCCGGATTATTCTTATGACGGCAAAGATGAGTTGGAAAAGCTCGTCTATACTACTGAAACAGCTCACTATTCCCAGCCACAAAGAGGCTTCACAGTAGTTGCACCGAAAATATTTAAGAGTATTGAGGAAGGGGATTTCCTGAAAGTTTTTGTGACTACCTACAGTGCAACCTACATAATGAATACTACTGCTAATGCTGCTTCTATTCGGGAAGTAAGTGGAGGCATTATTCCCTCGGCCATTACCTTTGAAAGGAGTGAGGCGGGAAACTATCAATTGGTCAGCTATGAGCAGGCCAAGGATGGTTCTGAATGGCTCCCTTCGATTCGCCAATATTGCACTACCCCTGTATCAGGTAAAGAAATCCCCGGACTCGCCGATGATATTATTAATCATTATGGGGATTATGAGGATCTCCATAAGCTGCAGAGAGAAAACCTGCTTAAGCATTTGCAGAAATATGGAGTTCAGAATCCGCTCATTGTTAAGCCATGAGGCAGCGCGTGGGGAATAGTTAAAAAGATAGGATTTCAAAGTTTTTAAATAACCAAGATAAAGATATTCGATTAGATTCGATTAAGTTAATTCAAATTGGACCGGAGGGAATGCTGAGTATGAAAACCGTAGTTATAACCGGAAGTACTAGGGGTGTGGGACTATGCATGGCAAAAGAGTTTTTGAAATCAGGATGCAATGTCACTATCTCTGGGAGAAGTGACAAGTCCTTTGAACGTGCCAAGCAAGAACTGGCTGAGTTCACCGATAAGGTGTTGTACGTCCCCTGCAATGTAAGGGCAAAAGAAGAACTAGAAAACCTTTGGCAGGAATCGGTCAAAAAATGGGGGCGAGTAGATTACTGGATTAACAACGCTGGACAAAACGTCCCCCATGAATTTGCTTATGATACGGAACCAAACTATGTCGATGCAGTGATAGACACTAACATCAAAGGCATGATTTATGGCTCTCAAGTTGCAGTGAGTAACATGTTGTCTCAGGGGAGCGGACAGCTATGGAATATGGAGGGTCTCGGTTCTAACGATATGATACAAGTTAAAACAATTCTTTATGGTACTTCTAAACGTGCTTTGACCTATTTTACGAGGGGGCTGGCCAAAGAGCTTGAGGGTAAGCCTGTATTAGTGGGACGCCTTTCCCCGGGCATGATGCTAACAGATTTTATTACTAAAACCCCGGACGGTGAAAAGTCACCCGTGATTGAGGATCAGAAATTCAGGAAGATATTTAATATTCTTGGCGATAAGCCAGAGACCGTCGCGGCCTTCTTTGTTCCACAGATGCTTCAGAATACAAAGAATGACGCCCATATCGTGTGGTTGACCAAAATGAAGGCTATGCAACGTTTTGCAACGGCTTCTTTTAATAAGCGTGAATTGATCTAACAAAAAATACGCCCGTTGATGGGCGTATTTTTACATTCTAAGTTGATAAGAGTTCATCTGGACTATGAAGCCATTTTATTTTTAGGGAGGCCAAGATCTTGAGTAAATGGGACTCCTTAGATGGGATTAGCTAATCTTGCCCCTAGCTCGAAGGCTTTTTGGCATTCCTGCGGAAACTGCTCCTGTCTAACTTGAGCCTTATGCTTCGCATCGAACCTTGAGGCCTCATATTTTGTATAGTCATCAAATTGGTAGGTATCTGTAGAAAGTACCCTGATGTTGCGTAATAAATTCCTGGACGCAGGAATTTGTGACCAGTCTACTTCGTTACCCAAACAAGAAGTGGAGTTATGATTTTTCATAACTCCACTTCTTGTTTTTTGAATGATTAGCCCTTCTTTGGGGGAAAATATTCCTTTAAGGAGGGTTATGATGTGCTGAACCGTCGAGAATTTCTTAAGCTGGTCGTCAAAGGAGCCATTCTTGGCAACTTTATCAGCTTAGTAACCCCCGAATTAGAAAAAGCCTTAGCTCAAGGAGATATTAAAAAGAAGCTACCCATTCTGATGGTAGAGACGGGAACCTGTACCGGAGATAGTATCTCTTTAGATAATATTTGGACACCGACACTATCCGATATTTTTACCAACATCACTGAATGGCGTTATGACTGGACCATGATGCAAACCCAAGGGGAGTCAGCCTATAAGGTCTTATTGGATATGGAAGAAACTCTAGCCCATGAATTCATACTTATTGTCCAAGGATCTATCGCGCGTAGAGATAATGGTCATTATAATTACGCCGGCCTCGAAAACGGCCAAATGGTCACAGGCCTGGACCTGGTTCGTAGGCTGGGTTTAAAAGCTAAATATATCGTGGCCATAGGTAATTGTGCTACTTATGGGGGGCCTGCCTCTGGGTATCCTAACCCGTCCCAGAGTACCGGTACACAAACGATCCTCCCCGAACGCCGAATTATCAATGTCTCCGGTTGCCCTGCCCATCCGGATTGGATTATGGGTACCCTTCTGCATTTGGCTCTATATGGGGAGCCTGAACTAGAAAAATTCGGCCGTCCCAAAATGTTTTACGGAGAAACCATTCATAACAACTGCCCGCGACGTCGTTACTACGACCAAGGTATCTTTGCTACAGATATCGGTCAGAAGGAATGTCTTTACCGCGTAGGCTGCAAAGGACCCGTCACCTATGCCGACTGCCCTATCCGTCGCTGGAACGACCGCTACAACTGGCCAATCGGCTGTAACTCTCCCTGCATCGGCTGCACCGAGCCCGGGTTTCCTGATCTTATGGAGCCTTTTACCAATCATTTTTCCGACATCACCTTCCCCGGAGGAACCCGCGAAACAACCGATCGAATCGGTAGAGGGGTCTTAGGCTTAGCTACCCTAGGGATTGGCGGACATTTTCTAAGCTCACTTTATAAAGGACGTCTTCATCGGAATCTAATTCAATCGACGAACCAGGTGAAGAAAAAGATCCAGCTGAAGAAAGCCAAGACGTATCATACCTATCGGCCCAAGAAATCTCAGCAATGACCAAAAGTGATGCCGCCAATCGACATGGGCGGTTGATTTTACAAGTGAACGAGGAGTGAGCTTACTGGAGAAGAAGGTTGTTTTTCCGTTTACCCGAATCCACAATCCGATGTTGGTAGAGGCCCATCTAGAAAACGGAGTGATCCAAGACGCCTTGATCGCGGATACCCTCTACCGAGGCTTTGAGCAAATTCTCGAAGGTCGATCCGCTTTTGATATGCCTTATTATACGCAGCGCATCTGCGGCATCTGCTCCTCAGTTCATGGGGTGGCGGCGTCTTATGCAGTGGAGCAAGCCCTGGGGATGGCCGTTCCACCGAACGGATTGGTCCTCCGCAATCTTATTATGGGTAGTGATTTCCTGCAGAATCATCTCCGTCATTTCTACCTTCTGAGCATGCCTGATTATTTCAAAGGCCCCGACATCCCCCCCTTCCTACCTCATTTGGAGGGAGATATTCGCCTTACTCCCCAAGAAGATC from Desulfitobacterium dichloroeliminans LMG P-21439 encodes the following:
- a CDS encoding phosphoenolpyruvate synthase: MEKRYTLFFDEIDQKDLPLVGGKGANLGEMTKAGFPIPYGFCVTTKSYQEFLSLNHLQSFITEGIKDASPDTISQVGETLRRKLSDSEIPEQVKGSILQAMNHTGPDTYYAVRSSATAEDLAFASFAGQQDTYLNVKGEAALLEAIRNCWASLFTDRAILYRIQNNIAHEMVLMSVVVQRMVLPEASGILFTADPVSGHRGIISIDAGYGLGEALVSGLVSPDIYKFNKKSREIENITIAEKKIAIIPLAGGGTQKVELSGEKATSQVLDDSLIQTLAELGMNIESHYGCPQDIEWCLSSEISATGETVPTLSIVQSRAITSLFPLPAPLPQDDALHAYFSFNHLQVMTDPISPLGIDMLRMIASFDKGARCPEDYRVMTSAAGRIYIDISELLAHKTIGKSFSRFLVNADALMAASLSELMNRPDFATRIKKNEHTVKSVRGFIKPIAIKALKNLTYKKPEGTVEFVGDYIDKRVRQIKEEVNKAKPGIERLEAIYNSARFTSDFQVLLPKMAPAMLGFKALETLEEKFLGGHKYAQSIVTGLEGNITTEMGLLVGDLADFVRESPELIRELENEDYDTLFARLDNLPGHAGFKKAFHSFMTKYDMRAAGEIDMAKDRWIENPEPLVRSILSTAKTAQAGAHRLEYKDTIMKAKLAAEDLIKEVETKHGKLKAKVIRRVVRVVRNYLPIREHPKYLIMKLILICKKAFLEEAKILVAQGHLVTEKDIFYVGFWELHKAIQENSSLLELVKKRKEEYQHYIRLSAPRLLTSDGEGIKGSYQRANLPEDALVGMPVSSGVIEGIARVITDPTKASLNKGEILVAPFTDPGWTPLFINAAGLVMEVGGLLTHGTVVAREYGIPAVVGITDATKRIETGQKIRVDGNAGFVLVLEE
- a CDS encoding TetR/AcrR family transcriptional regulator, with amino-acid sequence MTMPMNRRERKKEETRLNIIDCSIELFRAKGFQETSMEEIATKTDIAKGTLYNYFENKESILSAYVQSSIMDFGEELESLLKDHSGIEARLRLLLDFRHDFFGKDPELTAIYLSYRMQNLFNGPTSPFEHPERSGLEKVILKILLEAQKNKEIRDDMPVTVLARSFQLITVNYFISCQFSQESAELEHLREQLITLFLNGAKQN
- a CDS encoding DUF5301 domain-containing protein, which gives rise to MSSDRANILNYKKPAFWIAIALIITIGGIVFALIANPVKKEPDLSFLNPDNLATLLVQGEGVQIDEAGYPYPIVVSSLELGRWLHSATDEWKKKRVFSPYELTPSITIRVNTDNEIRFYEAEPALAMIQSGDQYRYYAIPKEDFRVIQEVALLGYPKVQSLTLTEWKKGEPATPVTITDSSIMEMAVLLAQGEENLLAMKYSSVNDAPTVDEYIRVDLLGQEPSQTYFVYTKDGKNYFIERPYQRINRISSGTAQAIFNIFTEAGIKPKETTSFDIEHSLNAIISSPLSSSNPQDYIRAHEDEYETILKFGGEEALQYMLYQFEQGNAEGLRGQIMMRLCKDILGARNTIIDESLSPEEWYTAFSKQEPIKLPDYSYDGKDELEKLVYTTETAHYSQPQRGFTVVAPKIFKSIEEGDFLKVFVTTYSATYIMNTTANAASIREVSGGIIPSAITFERSEAGNYQLVSYEQAKDGSEWLPSIRQYCTTPVSGKEIPGLADDIINHYGDYEDLHKLQRENLLKHLQKYGVQNPLIVKP
- a CDS encoding SDR family NAD(P)-dependent oxidoreductase, producing the protein MKTVVITGSTRGVGLCMAKEFLKSGCNVTISGRSDKSFERAKQELAEFTDKVLYVPCNVRAKEELENLWQESVKKWGRVDYWINNAGQNVPHEFAYDTEPNYVDAVIDTNIKGMIYGSQVAVSNMLSQGSGQLWNMEGLGSNDMIQVKTILYGTSKRALTYFTRGLAKELEGKPVLVGRLSPGMMLTDFITKTPDGEKSPVIEDQKFRKIFNILGDKPETVAAFFVPQMLQNTKNDAHIVWLTKMKAMQRFATASFNKRELI
- a CDS encoding hydrogenase small subunit, with the translated sequence MLNRREFLKLVVKGAILGNFISLVTPELEKALAQGDIKKKLPILMVETGTCTGDSISLDNIWTPTLSDIFTNITEWRYDWTMMQTQGESAYKVLLDMEETLAHEFILIVQGSIARRDNGHYNYAGLENGQMVTGLDLVRRLGLKAKYIVAIGNCATYGGPASGYPNPSQSTGTQTILPERRIINVSGCPAHPDWIMGTLLHLALYGEPELEKFGRPKMFYGETIHNNCPRRRYYDQGIFATDIGQKECLYRVGCKGPVTYADCPIRRWNDRYNWPIGCNSPCIGCTEPGFPDLMEPFTNHFSDITFPGGTRETTDRIGRGVLGLATLGIGGHFLSSLYKGRLHRNLIQSTNQVKKKIQLKKAKTYHTYRPKKSQQ